The Mesorhizobium koreense genome includes a window with the following:
- a CDS encoding CpaF family protein, which translates to MFGKRGNNPGDRGVPDIHPTSLSGDVAVAAPRPPEPRQSEPRAAVAPAAPRVPQQAPSAPASRPMARERSESYYDTKSQVFSALIDTIDLSQLAKLDPDSAREEIRDIVNDIIAIKNFAMSISEQEELLEDICNDVLGYGPLEPLLARDDIADIMVNGAKQVYIEVNGKVEQTGIRFRDNQQLLNVCQRIVSQVGRRVDESSPICDARLPDGSRVNVIAPPLSIDGTALTIRKFKKDKLTLDQLVKFGAISPPGAEILKIIGRVRCNVVISGGTGSGKTTLLNCLTNYIDRDERIITCEDSAELQLQQPHTVRLETRPPNLEGEGEVTMRDLVKNCLRMRPERIIVGEVRGPEVFDLLQAMNTGHDGSMGTIHSNSPRECLNRMESMIAMGGYSLPPKTVREIITGSIDVIIQAARLRDGSRRITHITEVVGMEGDVVITQDIVVYNIKGEDSSGRLIGEHVSTGIGRPHFWERARYYNEEQRLAGALEAMEKRAE; encoded by the coding sequence ATGTTTGGTAAGCGAGGCAACAACCCAGGAGACAGAGGCGTGCCGGATATCCATCCGACGTCTCTGTCCGGCGACGTGGCCGTCGCCGCGCCGCGTCCGCCCGAGCCGCGTCAAAGCGAGCCGCGAGCCGCGGTCGCGCCGGCAGCGCCCAGAGTGCCGCAGCAGGCGCCTTCCGCTCCTGCATCCCGCCCGATGGCGCGCGAACGCAGCGAATCCTATTACGACACGAAGAGCCAGGTCTTCTCCGCGCTCATCGACACGATCGATCTCTCGCAGCTTGCCAAGCTCGATCCAGACAGCGCACGCGAGGAAATCCGCGACATCGTCAACGACATCATCGCGATCAAGAATTTCGCGATGTCGATCTCCGAGCAGGAGGAACTGCTCGAGGATATCTGCAACGACGTGCTCGGCTACGGCCCCCTCGAGCCGCTGCTCGCGCGCGACGACATCGCCGACATCATGGTCAACGGCGCCAAGCAGGTCTATATCGAGGTCAACGGCAAGGTCGAGCAGACCGGTATCCGGTTCCGCGACAATCAGCAGCTCCTCAACGTCTGTCAGCGCATCGTCAGCCAGGTCGGACGCCGCGTAGACGAATCGAGCCCGATCTGCGACGCCCGCCTGCCGGACGGCAGCCGCGTCAACGTCATCGCCCCGCCGCTTTCCATCGACGGGACCGCGCTCACCATCCGCAAGTTCAAGAAGGACAAGCTGACGCTCGACCAGCTCGTCAAGTTCGGCGCTATTTCGCCACCCGGCGCGGAGATCCTCAAGATCATCGGGCGCGTGCGCTGCAATGTCGTTATCTCGGGCGGCACCGGATCGGGCAAGACGACGCTCCTCAACTGCCTGACCAACTATATCGATCGCGACGAGCGCATCATCACCTGCGAGGACTCCGCCGAACTGCAGCTCCAGCAGCCGCATACCGTGCGCCTCGAAACGCGTCCGCCGAACCTCGAAGGGGAGGGTGAGGTGACGATGCGCGATCTCGTCAAGAACTGCCTGCGTATGCGTCCGGAACGGATCATCGTGGGCGAGGTACGCGGACCCGAGGTATTCGATCTCCTGCAGGCGATGAACACTGGCCACGACGGTTCGATGGGCACCATCCACTCGAACTCTCCGCGCGAATGCCTGAACCGTATGGAATCGATGATCGCCATGGGCGGCTATTCGCTGCCGCCGAAGACGGTGCGCGAGATCATCACCGGCTCGATCGACGTCATCATCCAGGCCGCCCGTCTTCGCGACGGCTCCCGCCGCATCACGCACATCACCGAGGTGGTCGGCATGGAAGGGGACGTCGTCATCACCCAGGACATCGTCGTCTACAACATCAAGGGCGAGGACTCCTCGGGCAGGTTGATCGGCGAGCATGTTTCGACCGGCATCGGCCGGCCGCATTTCTGGGAGAGGGCGCGCTACTACAACGAGGAGCAGCGTCTGGCCGGCGCTCTCGAGGCCATGGAAAAGCGGGCCGAGTGA
- a CDS encoding type II secretion system F family protein, translated as MFGIDGTVLLFVLLAGSSAGAVAYAFLFTRISNEQKAEKRLRTVKSADTDRLSVKASRDRLAEVAKRRKSIQESLKELDEKQKVKDRSVKKPPLKVQIRQAGLHLSMERFYLYSALCGLFLSTIVFLVGAPLYVVPGALLAGAFGIPRWLVMFIRKRRIKAFLNEFPNALDVIVRAVKSGLPLNDAVRLIASESREPVRAEFRRIVESQQMGLSIPDAAMRMSETMPCPEASFFGIVIQIQSQAGGNLSEALGNLSRVLRDRKKMKAKIQALAMEAKASAAIIGALPIIVAGLVYISSPSYIMPLFTTSTGHLLLGIAAVWMSMGIFTMKKMMNFEV; from the coding sequence ATGTTCGGTATCGACGGCACCGTCCTTCTCTTCGTGCTCCTTGCCGGGAGCAGCGCGGGCGCCGTCGCCTATGCCTTCCTGTTCACGCGCATCTCGAACGAACAGAAGGCGGAAAAGCGTCTCCGGACGGTGAAAAGCGCCGACACCGACCGCCTTAGCGTGAAGGCTTCTCGCGACCGCCTGGCCGAAGTCGCCAAGCGCCGCAAGTCGATCCAGGAATCGCTGAAGGAACTGGACGAGAAGCAGAAGGTGAAGGACCGGAGCGTCAAGAAACCGCCCCTGAAGGTGCAGATACGTCAGGCCGGCCTGCATCTCTCCATGGAGCGGTTCTACCTGTACTCCGCGCTTTGCGGCCTCTTCCTCTCGACGATTGTGTTCCTGGTCGGCGCCCCGCTCTACGTCGTTCCCGGCGCGCTGCTCGCCGGAGCCTTCGGCATCCCGAGATGGCTGGTGATGTTTATCCGTAAGCGCCGGATAAAGGCCTTCCTCAACGAATTTCCGAACGCCCTCGACGTCATCGTCCGCGCTGTCAAATCCGGCCTGCCCTTGAACGACGCCGTACGCCTGATCGCGAGCGAGTCGCGGGAGCCGGTGCGGGCCGAATTCCGCCGCATCGTCGAATCCCAGCAGATGGGCTTGTCCATCCCCGACGCGGCGATGCGCATGTCGGAGACCATGCCCTGCCCGGAAGCGAGTTTCTTCGGCATCGTCATCCAGATACAGAGCCAGGCCGGCGGCAATCTCTCCGAGGCGCTCGGCAACCTTTCGCGCGTCCTGCGCGACCGCAAGAAGATGAAGGCGAAGATCCAGGCGCTGGCGATGGAGGCAAAAGCTTCAGCCGCAATCATCGGCGCGCTCCCGATCATCGTCGCCGGGCTGGTCTACATTTCGAGCCCTTCCTACATCATGCCGCTTTTCACCACGAGCACCGGTCATCTGCTGCTGGGCATCGCGGCGGTTTGGATGTCGATGGGCATCTTCACCATGAAGAAGATGATGAATTTCGAGGTG